GGCACCTATCTGTCCGTCAATGACAACCGAGCCAGATTCTCAGCGGCAAGCGATCTGGTCGTCAATGTGACCCGTGTTGCCCTACAACCGGGGGATGCGACCGCAGGAGTGCTAAATGTGGCAAACTACTTTGCCTGATATAGCGGTTCTAACTGCCCTTTGTGAAAGTTAACGTTGGGCTACATATCCATGTATCTGTAGGGGCGGTTCGCGAACCGCCCTTACTCCCCATTCCCCGTCTACACCAAACTCACCAACGCTTCAACTAACGTTTGATTTTGCGCATCTGTCCCAACGGTGATCCGCAATTTGTCGTCTAGTCCCGGTTGCTTGAAGTAGCGTACTAAAATGCCCCGTTCCTTAAGAGCGAGATAAATGGGTTCAGCGTTGCTCTGAGGAGGACGAACCAGGAAAAAGTTGGTTTGCGAGTCCCACAGGTGAAAGTTCAGTTTTTTTAGCTCCAGTGCCAGTGTTGCTCGTGAGGCTTTAATCCGCTCGATGCAATGGTTTTTGTATGCCTGGTCGCGCATCGCCGCAGCACCCACCAGACAGGCGATCGCATCAATGTTGTAACTGTCCTTGACCTTAAATAAACCACTGAGCAGAGCAGGATTAGCGATGCCGAATCCTAACCGCAACCCCGCGAGAGAATAGCCCTTGGAAAGAGTGCGAATGATGATCACATTCTCAAACTCGCGCACCAGAGGCAATGCAGTCTCTTCAGCAAAATCAACATACGCCTCATCAATGACCAGAACGCCCGATAGACGGGAGGCCAGTTGTCGCAGGTCGGCGATCGCCACGGTATGCCCCGAAGGACTGTTGGGTGTGGCAATGAAGGTGACTGCTCCATTTGCCTCTACTAAATCTTCAATGGGCAAGGAAAAATCATCGCCATAGGGAATCTCAACAGCCATAGCAGGCTGCATCTGGCTCAATGTTCGATACAGCACGTAGGTCGGCATCGGGTAAACCACCTTGTCGCCAGGGTCAGCACAGGCACGAATCACCACGTTCAAAAGCTCATCACTGCCATTGCCCACAATAATCCAGTCCCTTGGCACATCCAACACGTCGCTGATGGCTTGCCGAAACTCGTTGGCATAGGGATCGGGATAACGCCGCAACCACTCACTGTCGAGAGTACGAAGAACAGCGATCGCCTCTGGGGAGGGAGGGTAAGGGTTTTCGTTGGTATTGAGTTTGATGATGGGTGTACCCGGTTTGGGTTGTTCTCCTGGAACGTAGCCCGTCATAGCGTCGATGCTGGGTCGAAACAGAGAAGTCATACGTGAGCGCGATCGAACGGTGTTTAAGGTTACATCCTATCTCTTTTGAGGTATTTCACCGTTCACTAACACCAACAAAATTTTTAGGGTACAACCCTGACTGCCTGACAACTTTTTGATGCTTGGCGATTGAAATCGCAGACTTCGGCGTGAGCTCAGTCGAACGCTATCAGAACAAAACCCGCCGACACGGGTTACAGAAAACCTGGATGCATCCAGTCTGCGCTGGCGGACTTCGATCGGATAGGCGCGAATTCCATTCGCCAGCCACAGCAGGGAATATCAAGGGTTTCAGAACTTTTGTCAGCCAATCAGGGTACAACCTGCACCGATTTCGGGTTGCTATAGTGTTGTTGTGAATGATGGTTCATACTCAAACCTCACTACTCCATGAATAGAATTAGAATTGCTCTTTTAATCATTTATGTTCTTCTATTCATCCTGCTTCGCTCTATCAAGATGCTAATTTGGGCAAAAACCATTGGCAAAGATATTTATATCAATGCCTGGTATGGCGAGTTAGGCAATAATTTGATCCAAATTGTTCATGCCGAATATCTATCACAGAAAACAGGTTTAACCATTCATTTACCCAAGCATCGATATTTAAATTTAGAGCAGAGTTATCGCATCCATACTATTTCGCCAAGCGTCCCCCAGGATGTTGATCCTGGAACGACTGGATTATTTTTGGCTGACTTGCGAAGTCACCCTGGAGAGGTTTCTTTGAGGCGAGAATTATTCAGAAGTTTCTTCTACAAATACGATATTTCGCCCTTTAAACCAAGCTTAACGGAATACCGTACGCTATTTCAAACCAAAGCTCTGCCTTTGATTTCCAGTCGAGCTAGCCAGCGTGTGACGGACGAAACCCTCGTCATTCATATGCGGTCAGGAGATGTGTTTCAAAAGAAACCTCATCCTGCTTATGTGCAACCTCCTGTGAGTTTTTACTTAAAAATAATTGAAGAATTTAACTTCACCGATATTTTAATCGTCACTCAGAATGATTTTAGAAATCCATGTATTGAGCACTTAAAGCAATTAATTCCAACCGTTAGAGTTCAAGCATCAACATTAGAGGATGATATTAGCGCAATTCTGAGCGCACGAAATTTAGTCACGGCTTTCAGTACATTCTCGATCGCTTTGGCATTTGCTTCTACGCAAATTAAACAACTCTACATACCTCAACTCCAGGTCAAAAAAGACTACTGGAGAACTCTATTCTGGTCGCCTATCTTTAAACTGGCGTTTCAGTCAAACGACTATAACAATCAATTTGAATCACTCGACTTTACGCTTTATCCCATCAAAATACATAACTATGTGGCGATCGGTGATTGGAAAAATAATCAGGCACAACGAGACTTAATGATTCATCATTCTCGTGAACACCTGTCTTTTTGAGGAAGTAAAAGCTCCTTAGATAGTCCATATATTCAGGTATTGGGGTTTAATTCTCACAAAACAACTGCATTGTGGAGTTTTAATAACAGAATTGTTCTATTCTCTGTCGTAAGACAATAGGTATGATTGATCAATCTGAAATTGGTGTTGATTGCAGCAATGCGTAAAAAGATCCTATTCGTTCTATCCTTCCTCACTGCCCTGATTCTGACTGTGACCGCCTGTGGTCCCAGCTCGACACCAACCGATGCAGGTGCAGGCTCTCCCGCTGCGACTGAGCAACAAACCATTGGCGTGGTCTTAGACACTGGCGGGGAAAACGACAAATCCTTCAACGAGTACACCCTGAAAGGGGCACGAGAAGGAGCTGAAGCCGCTGGATTAGGCTTTTCCTACATTAGCTCTGCGGCTAGCAGCGATTATGAAAAGAATATTGAAACTCAAATTTCTGAAGGGGCAGATCTGGTTGTTACCGTTGGATTTTTGATGGGGGATGCTACCGCTGCGATGGCGCGGAAATATCCCGACACGAAATTTGTGATCATCGACTATGCCTTCAGTGCTGAAGAGGGTGCCCCAGATCCCTATGAAACTGACCTAAAAAATGTCACGAGCTTGATGTTTGCCGAAGATCAGGCGGGCTATCTGGCAGGGGTATTAGCTGCTTGCGTCAGCGAAACGAACACGATTGCCACCGTGTCTGGAATGGAGATTCCCCCTGTTGTGCGCTTTGTCACCGGATTCCAGAATGGAGCCAAGTCGGTTAAGCCCGATATCGTGACGTTCAACCAATACATTCCTGACTTTAATGACCCTGCAACAGGCAAATCTGTCGGACAAAACTTTATCAGCCAGGGAGCCGATGTCATTTTTGGGGTCGGGGGCAACACCGGAAACGGGGGTTTATTAGCGGCTAAAGAGGCAGGCGTGAAGGCGATCGGGGTTGACGTAGATCAATACCTCACCTACCCGGAAGTGAAAGATGCCCTGATTTCCAGTGCTGTGAAAAATATGGATGTGGCAACCCAGGAAGCGATTCAAGCCTTTGCAGATGGAACGTTGGAACCTGGTGTTCAAATCTCGACGATCGCCACAGGGGGTGTGGGCTTAGCTCCCTACCATGATTGGGAAAGCAAAATTTCTCAGGAGTGCAAAGACCGAGTTGCCACGGCGACAGAGCAACTAACCGCTGACCCCAGCATTACGGGAGTAGAGAGCTGACCATGCATGACTACAGGTTACTCCCGGTTGTCACCATCTCCCTGGGTCAGGGGGACTACAGGGAGTGCATCCAATGATGGCTAACGAGGTAACCGTGTCGCCTGTGCTGGAAGCCGCTCACATCACCAAACGGTTTGGGGGAGTCGTTGCTAACGACGACATTGATTTCACGGTCAAGCCCGGAGAGATCCACGTTCTGTTGGGTGAAAATGGGGCAGGCAAAACGACTCTGATGAACATCCTGTATGGATTAGAGCGACCTGATGAAGGGGAGATTCGAGTGGAGGGGAAACCTGTTCACTTTGATGGTCCTAAGGATGCGATTCGACAGGGTGTAGTGATGGTGCACCAGCACTTTATGTTGGTGCCCGTCTTCACGGTGTTAGAGAACATTGTGCTGGGTGTAGAACAGGTGCAGCAACCGTTTCGCTGGTTGCGGAATCTGGGGGTGCTCGATCGCGCCAGACCCAAACGCCGCATTCAAGACCTGGCGGATCAGTTGAGCCTCAAGGTCAACCTCAACGCACGGGTGGGTGACTTACCTGTCGGGATTCAGCAGAAAGTTGAAATCATCAAAGCCCTGTATCGAGGGGCACGGATTTTGATTCTGGATGAGCCGACGGCTGTCCTCACTCCGGCTGAAAGCACTGAGTTGTTTGGACTGCTGCGACTGCTAGCTCAGCAGGGGTTGTCGGTGGTGATGATTACCCACAAATTGAAGGAAGGGTTGGCGATCGCCGATCGCATTTCGGTGATGCGGCAGGGCAAGATGGTCGGCACGGTAAATCCGGCTGATGCCACTGAAGCCCTCCTGGCTGAGATGATGGTGGGACGCAAGGTGATTCTGCAAGTGCAAAAGCCTCCCCTGCAAGCCGGGGAACCTGTGCTGCAAATCAGCGGATTGCAAGTGTTAGACGATCGCCAACAAATCGCGGTAGATGGCGTTGACCTCACCGTTCGAGCCGGAGAAATTCTTGGCATTGCCGGGGTGCAGGGCAATGGACAAACTGAACTCGCTGAGGCGATCGCAGGCTTACGGGCGATCGCCAAAGGACGAGTCGAAATTCTGGGGCAAGAGCGCACCCAGGCAACGCCGCGTGAGTTGATCGAGGCAGGACTGGCGCATGTCCCCGAAGACCGGGGTAAAAATGGTCTGGTCAAGCCCTACTCCATCGCCGATAACATTGCCTTGTGCACCTACTACAAACCGCCTTTAGCCAAGGGTCTGCTGATTCGAGAGGGGGCGATCGCGCGTCAAGCAACTCGTTTAATCGAGGAGTTTGATATCCGTCCGGGAAATCCTCGCTATGCGGCGGGTTCGCTCTCTGGGGGTAACCAACAAAAGGTGGTAATGGCGCGAGAGCTATCGCGGGGGGCACACTTGCTGGTTGCCTGCCAACCCACTCGCGGAGTTGATATTGGGGCGATCGAACTGATCCACAATCGGATTGTCGAAGCCCGCAGTCAGGGGATGGGCGTGTTGCTCATCTCTTCGGAACTGGATGAGATTCTCACCCTCTCCGACCGGGTGGCGGTGATGTTTCAAGGCAAGTTAGTGGAAACGCTGGAGATTGCTCAGGCAACCCGCGATCGCCTGGGTGGTTTGATGGCGGGGGTGAGGTAGAGCGTCTCATAGCCCTGCCTCTGTTAATGCCTGTTGCAGGTCATCCAAAATCCCTAATGTGTCTGCCCAATTCGCCATGTACCTATAATCGAGGTTCTCAACCTGCACCTTCAAAATCCCCAAGACACTGTCCTGATCTCTGGCTGAGTCATGGCGAGTCTTTACTTGCCTTGCAATTTCTCCAAACCGGGGAGGTCTGCTCCTGCCTGGTTGAATGATATTACTTTTGCACCCATTTAATCAGGCGATCGCACTGAAGCGAATGAAGCTCTTGTAGGGTGCGTTGCGGTCAAGCAAACGCACCATCAGATTTCATATCGACTTGCATCTAGATCTAAGTTAATTGGTTGATGACCCCAATTTAGCGGATAAACCCCTTGAGCAATGAATCGATGTACGCTCGAAAATTGCCAGGCTTGAGGAACTTGACAGAGATCATGACGAACTGGATTGTAGTGGATGTAGTCACAATGCTGAGCAAAATCTGCTTCGTCTCGAATTAAGTGCTCCCAGAACCGACGCTGCCAGAGATTTCGCTCTTTGCGCTTGGTTCGAGAGGCTGAAACCTCTAGGTTGAGTCCTAAAGTGCTTCCATAGTGCCTCGTTACATAGGTTTTGACCAGTCGCAGACGGGTTGACAAAATCATTGTCGGTTTGAGGTAATGTCCACAAGCTGTGAAAATGGTCTGGCAGCAGCACAAAGGCATCAATCAAAAAGGGGTGATTTTGCCTCACTCGGTTGATTGCTGTGCGTAATGCATGACGGGCAATGTCAGTACATAGCCAGGGTTGGCGTTGGTAGGTGACTTGGGTAATAAAGTAAGTACCACCCGCGATCGCAGGTCTTCGGTAGTTGGGCATGTAATTGTTCAATTAGGCATTTAATGTAAGGATGCCCACTAAAATGGTGCGTTTGCTGATCAGCAACGCACCTTACAAGAGCGGCGATCGCACTAAGTACAACTCATCGTAAATAGGGGTGGGAATTCGGGGTGCAGGGGTGGAACCCTTGACTGGGGGCGAAGCTCCCATACCCCCCTGGTTTTATCTCCAAACCCTATCTGTGAATCACAGGACTAAGTTTCGTTGACTATATTCAAAATTTGAATGGTTTCTAGTACCTTTGTAGCAACACAAGTCGCTCCCTTCAATCTGTTGCACTAGACCTGTTGGTCTGCAACCTCTGCACATCCTTAAAAATAGCAGATTGGAACTCATAGCCAAGTAACTGCCTAAGCTTTGGGCTAGCTTGCTCTAGGAATGCTGGTGACATCTGAGGGGCAGGGTTTTCCAATGGTCGGATAAACTTTGGATTGTAATTTCCTAGTACCGAAACACGCGGTTCCTTTGAGGAATTTATCGATGTATCATGCCAACAGAGTCCGTGGGAAAGAATAACCGAGCCTGCTGTTCCAATCACTTTATGGGCTAATTCCGCAAACCTTTTGGGATCTGGGAATTGACAAAGCTTTTGAGTGTTTGCCGCAAATAGAGGGGCACCGTTAGTTTCCGTAAAATCCTCCATCATCCAAATTGCTTGAACTTCCATCACAGGGGTCGTTGGGTAAGGAGGAGTCATAGTGAAATAAGGGTAATCAACATGTGCTCCCATGTTGCTAGCACCTGGATAGAGGATATGTGCTGAGAACCCACCAAGGGTCATATCACTTCCTAAAATTGCTTCCACAACCTCAATCACCTGTGGGTGCTGCACCATCTGCTCAAAAATTTTTGATTCATCCACCAACTTGTATAGGCGCGATCGCTCACCAACCTTCAAAAGCCGTCCTACTGGCTGTTTTGCGACAAGTTGAAGAATTTGCAATCTGGCTTCAGCAACTTCCTGAGGTGGAAACAACTCCGGTAATATGACATAGCCTTTACCGTAAACAATTTCTTCTGCTAAGGATACTGCGTCCAGCATGGCTCATTTCCTTTATGACAGTATCGCCACCATACAACCAAATTAGTGTCAATTCCAGAACAGGTAGCTTTGCCAGCAGTTCTCATGATGAAAATTTTCCCTCTGTGACAGAGGCAGTGGGGTAGCTCATCACTCTTGTGCAAACGGGAATCCATCCACAAGCAGTCTGGCAACCTGGATTTCCACCGACACAGGAATGACCGATCTAGATCAGAGTATCGGTGGAGCGTCCTTACCCGATCGGCTATTGCAACCACTGGTCTCAAAATGAGAATTGCTGTAGCTTTGCAGTCCAACGGTCGTGGTCAGCAGTTGTTAGTAACCTCAAACTCAGCACTAACGGCTTCCTTCAATCCGTTGCACCGCGATGTTAATATGCGATCGCACTGAACCGGATGAAGTAAGCGGCTTAGGAGTTGTTAGGTTGACGAAGGAAATCTAATCTGTGGGCGATCGTACTGCTACAGACCACCTTTGCCCCATCCCCGATCGCAGGTCTTCGGCAGTGGGACATGTAAGTGCTCAATTAGGCATTGATGTGAGGATGCCTACTAGAATGGTGCATTTGCTTATCAGCAACGCATCTTTACAGGAGCGGCGATCGCACTACTCACCCGTCCGTAACATGAGTGCGAAAGCAGGCTAACGTTCCGCTTCACCCGCCGCTAGTAGCCTTTCGTTCTTAACCAGCCAGTTTGATACGGTCGGTGTGCAAGCGGATTGTTAGCCCTGACAAACTAAACCAGAGTAACTTTATGCGCTTGACCTAAGCTTCAATAAACTTTAGTTTGCTCCATAATCTCTTGAAGACTTTTTTGAGGATCGTACATATCTTGATCAACTTTTGATACTAGAAATGAGGGGCGTTCTATTAACGTGTTCAATTTTCTTGGATAATCACGCCACTCTCTTGAGTACTTGACACCTCGAAACAATAAGTTAGTTCCATCATCTAGAGTGAGATACTTAGCACTATTATCTACCAAAAGACAAGCTTGCATATTTCCCCCAATGAATGTTTGATTTGGATCTTCAATTGCACGTCGCATCATGCGGACACAAGCCACATCTAATGCTGAGTTCATCTCCATTCCTACACACATGAGAGAGTTAGTCTCTCGTCGGATCGTTTCACGGGATTCTTCAGCGTTATCCCCGATCACAGCTAGAAGTAATCCATCTTCCTGCTGAATCTCTTCTAAAACTAAATCTGATTCTGTTCCTCTAACATAAATTATTCTTATTTTCCCACTATCATCTGTTGCTGTCATCAAGTATTCAATTTCTTGATCCCATGCATCTTGCCA
Above is a window of Oscillatoria sp. FACHB-1407 DNA encoding:
- a CDS encoding ABC transporter ATP-binding protein; translation: MMANEVTVSPVLEAAHITKRFGGVVANDDIDFTVKPGEIHVLLGENGAGKTTLMNILYGLERPDEGEIRVEGKPVHFDGPKDAIRQGVVMVHQHFMLVPVFTVLENIVLGVEQVQQPFRWLRNLGVLDRARPKRRIQDLADQLSLKVNLNARVGDLPVGIQQKVEIIKALYRGARILILDEPTAVLTPAESTELFGLLRLLAQQGLSVVMITHKLKEGLAIADRISVMRQGKMVGTVNPADATEALLAEMMVGRKVILQVQKPPLQAGEPVLQISGLQVLDDRQQIAVDGVDLTVRAGEILGIAGVQGNGQTELAEAIAGLRAIAKGRVEILGQERTQATPRELIEAGLAHVPEDRGKNGLVKPYSIADNIALCTYYKPPLAKGLLIREGAIARQATRLIEEFDIRPGNPRYAAGSLSGGNQQKVVMARELSRGAHLLVACQPTRGVDIGAIELIHNRIVEARSQGMGVLLISSELDEILTLSDRVAVMFQGKLVETLEIAQATRDRLGGLMAGVR
- a CDS encoding REP-associated tyrosine transposase — encoded protein: MPLCCCQTIFTACGHYLKPTMILSTRLRLVKTYVTRHYGSTLGLNLEVSASRTKRKERNLWQRRFWEHLIRDEADFAQHCDYIHYNPVRHDLCQVPQAWQFSSVHRFIAQGVYPLNWGHQPINLDLDASRYEI
- a CDS encoding BMP family lipoprotein; protein product: MRKKILFVLSFLTALILTVTACGPSSTPTDAGAGSPAATEQQTIGVVLDTGGENDKSFNEYTLKGAREGAEAAGLGFSYISSAASSDYEKNIETQISEGADLVVTVGFLMGDATAAMARKYPDTKFVIIDYAFSAEEGAPDPYETDLKNVTSLMFAEDQAGYLAGVLAACVSETNTIATVSGMEIPPVVRFVTGFQNGAKSVKPDIVTFNQYIPDFNDPATGKSVGQNFISQGADVIFGVGGNTGNGGLLAAKEAGVKAIGVDVDQYLTYPEVKDALISSAVKNMDVATQEAIQAFADGTLEPGVQISTIATGGVGLAPYHDWESKISQECKDRVATATEQLTADPSITGVES
- a CDS encoding phytanoyl-CoA dioxygenase family protein, translated to MLDAVSLAEEIVYGKGYVILPELFPPQEVAEARLQILQLVAKQPVGRLLKVGERSRLYKLVDESKIFEQMVQHPQVIEVVEAILGSDMTLGGFSAHILYPGASNMGAHVDYPYFTMTPPYPTTPVMEVQAIWMMEDFTETNGAPLFAANTQKLCQFPDPKRFAELAHKVIGTAGSVILSHGLCWHDTSINSSKEPRVSVLGNYNPKFIRPLENPAPQMSPAFLEQASPKLRQLLGYEFQSAIFKDVQRLQTNRSSATD
- the hisC gene encoding histidinol-phosphate transaminase, coding for MTSLFRPSIDAMTGYVPGEQPKPGTPIIKLNTNENPYPPSPEAIAVLRTLDSEWLRRYPDPYANEFRQAISDVLDVPRDWIIVGNGSDELLNVVIRACADPGDKVVYPMPTYVLYRTLSQMQPAMAVEIPYGDDFSLPIEDLVEANGAVTFIATPNSPSGHTVAIADLRQLASRLSGVLVIDEAYVDFAEETALPLVREFENVIIIRTLSKGYSLAGLRLGFGIANPALLSGLFKVKDSYNIDAIACLVGAAAMRDQAYKNHCIERIKASRATLALELKKLNFHLWDSQTNFFLVRPPQSNAEPIYLALKERGILVRYFKQPGLDDKLRITVGTDAQNQTLVEALVSLV